From the genome of Acidaminococcus sp.:
ACTCTTCTGGGATGATGAGGCGCAGTGGTTTGGCATGAGAAGTTTATGAGTGATTAGATGAATTAAAGGAGGCATATCACCATGCAGGATATCGATAAACACTTGCGGGCAGCTGTCGTGCAGTCTGCTCCCATTTTATTTGACAAAGCGGCTACGACCGCCCATGTGGTAAAGCAGATTGAGGAAGCCGGCCGAAATGGAGCACAGCTCATCGTCTTTCCGGAATCCGTCATTCCCTGCTATCCCTACGGCCTGACTTTCGGTTTTACCGTCGGTGCCCGCAGAGAAGCAGGCCGCAAAGACTGGAAACGCTATTATGACGCCTCCGTCGTTGTCCCCGGTCCGGAAACGGAAGCTATCGCCAAAGCGGCTAAAGCAGCCCACGCCTATGTCAGCATCGGCATTACCGAACGCGACGCCGTAAATACGTCCCTTTACTGCACGAACCTCATTTTCGCGCCGGACGGGACGCTTGCCGCCAAACACAGGAAGATCAAGCCGACCGGCGCGGAACGCTACATCTGGGCCGATTCCCACGACCCAGCCACCTATTTCCCGATTGTCGAGACGCCCTGGGGTCCGGCAGGCAGTCTGATCTGCTGGGAAAACTACATGCCTCTGGCCCGAGTGGCGCTCTACCAAAAGGGCATCACCCTGTACCTTGCGCCTAACACCAACGACAATCCGGAATGGCAGGACACCATCCGGCACATTGCCATTGAAAGTCATTGCTACGTCTTTAACGCCGACCAGTATTTCACCAAGGCCATGTACCCGAAAGACCTTGCCGAGACCGACCAGGTCGCTGCCCTGAAAGACAACGTCTGCACCGGCGGCAGCTGCATCATCGACCCCTATGGCCATTACGTCATGGAACCCGTCTGGAACCAGGAAGCCATCCTCTATGCCGACCTCGACATGGACGCTGTCCCTATGAGCCGCATGGAATTTGACGCCGTCGGGCATTACTCCCGGCCGGATATATTGGAGCTGAAAGTGAAGGAATAATAATAAGGGGCTGTGAAACAATGCACAAGCATTATTTCACAGCCCCTTTTACGCTGGTCGCCGGTCGCTGGCCGCGGGTCGCCCGTGGAAGAAAAATTGCC
Proteins encoded in this window:
- a CDS encoding carbon-nitrogen hydrolase family protein, with protein sequence MQDIDKHLRAAVVQSAPILFDKAATTAHVVKQIEEAGRNGAQLIVFPESVIPCYPYGLTFGFTVGARREAGRKDWKRYYDASVVVPGPETEAIAKAAKAAHAYVSIGITERDAVNTSLYCTNLIFAPDGTLAAKHRKIKPTGAERYIWADSHDPATYFPIVETPWGPAGSLICWENYMPLARVALYQKGITLYLAPNTNDNPEWQDTIRHIAIESHCYVFNADQYFTKAMYPKDLAETDQVAALKDNVCTGGSCIIDPYGHYVMEPVWNQEAILYADLDMDAVPMSRMEFDAVGHYSRPDILELKVKE